In Nocardioides conyzicola, one genomic interval encodes:
- a CDS encoding ABC transporter ATP-binding protein, whose translation MTFEVPAGRALGIVGPNGAGKSTLLNLINGTLPSDSGTIAFDGADVTRVGAARRSEIGIGRSYQIPRPFGGMTVFENVLVGARFAGGARGSAAHEQAYDALVRTGLAHLAGTRAGSLRLLDRKRLELARALATSPRLILLDEIAGGLTERELPALVDVIAGLRDDGLAVVWIEHIVHALMAVVDELMCIAAGEVVAIGDPADVMADPRVFEVYLGSPAEVVP comes from the coding sequence GTGACCTTCGAAGTGCCGGCGGGACGCGCCCTGGGGATCGTCGGGCCCAACGGAGCCGGCAAGTCGACCCTGCTCAACCTGATCAACGGCACGCTGCCGAGCGACTCGGGCACCATCGCGTTCGACGGCGCGGACGTCACCAGGGTGGGTGCCGCTCGGCGAAGCGAGATCGGGATCGGGCGCAGCTACCAGATCCCGCGACCGTTCGGCGGCATGACCGTCTTCGAGAACGTGTTGGTCGGAGCCAGGTTCGCGGGTGGTGCTCGTGGGAGCGCCGCCCACGAGCAGGCCTACGACGCCCTCGTGAGGACAGGCCTGGCGCACCTCGCCGGGACCCGGGCCGGATCGCTACGCCTGCTCGACCGCAAGCGGCTCGAGCTTGCCCGGGCGCTGGCGACCTCGCCGCGGCTGATCCTGCTCGACGAGATCGCCGGTGGCCTGACTGAGCGGGAGCTGCCCGCTCTGGTCGACGTCATCGCGGGGCTCCGCGACGACGGGCTGGCCGTGGTGTGGATCGAGCACATCGTGCACGCGCTGATGGCGGTGGTCGACGAGCTGATGTGCATCGCCGCAGGCGAGGTCGTCGCGATCGGCGATCCCGCCGACGTGATGGCTGATCCGCGCGTGTTCGAGGTCTACCTCGGCTCGCCCGCGGAGGTGGTCCCGTGA
- a CDS encoding ABC transporter substrate-binding protein encodes MKKSYLGLTSVAALVLATSACGGDVGGSSEGDTSTLTIGYVSPQTGPLAPFGEADSFVVDQMKAYFADNPLTVDGKDVEVKIILKDAQSDSTRAGEVASDLINSDDADLILASSTPDIVNPVSEQCEANSVPCITTVAPWQTVAFREGGDTPADLKYTYHFFWGLEDVAAVYSDMWSQVETNKKAAGLFPNDPDGEAWSANFPTLVKDSGVTIDNPGLYPNGTKDFSAQIAKMKGDDILMGVPIPPDFTTFWKQAIQQGYRPKIATIGKALLFPSVVEGIGDTANNLGTEVWWHPTSPFKSSLTGDSSQQLADAYEKSTDRQWTQPLGFSHALFEVAAAAVEKAGSTDADDITAALGSLKVDTVVGPVEWGAEGLPPYVAKTPLTGGQWRLVNQDHPFDLVVVSNTLASDVPLGGSVETLN; translated from the coding sequence ATGAAGAAGTCCTACCTTGGATTGACCTCCGTGGCCGCCCTGGTGCTGGCCACCTCGGCGTGCGGCGGCGACGTCGGCGGCTCGAGCGAAGGCGACACCTCCACCCTCACGATCGGCTACGTGTCACCCCAGACCGGCCCTCTGGCGCCCTTCGGCGAGGCCGACTCGTTCGTCGTCGACCAGATGAAGGCCTACTTCGCCGACAACCCGTTGACCGTCGACGGCAAGGACGTCGAGGTCAAGATCATCCTGAAGGACGCGCAGTCGGACTCGACCCGCGCCGGTGAGGTGGCCTCTGACCTCATCAACAGCGACGACGCCGACCTGATCCTCGCCTCGTCCACGCCCGACATCGTCAACCCGGTCTCCGAGCAGTGCGAGGCCAACTCCGTGCCGTGCATCACCACCGTCGCCCCCTGGCAGACCGTCGCCTTCCGCGAGGGCGGGGACACGCCCGCCGACCTGAAGTACACGTACCACTTCTTCTGGGGCCTCGAGGACGTGGCTGCCGTCTACAGCGACATGTGGAGCCAGGTCGAGACCAACAAGAAGGCGGCGGGCCTCTTCCCGAACGACCCTGACGGCGAGGCCTGGAGCGCGAACTTCCCGACGCTCGTCAAGGACTCCGGCGTCACGATCGACAATCCCGGCCTGTACCCCAACGGCACCAAGGACTTCTCGGCGCAGATCGCCAAGATGAAGGGCGACGACATCCTGATGGGCGTCCCGATCCCGCCGGACTTCACGACGTTCTGGAAGCAGGCGATCCAGCAGGGCTACCGGCCGAAGATCGCCACGATCGGCAAGGCGTTGCTGTTCCCCTCGGTGGTCGAAGGCATCGGCGACACCGCGAACAACCTCGGCACCGAGGTGTGGTGGCACCCGACGTCGCCGTTCAAGAGCTCGCTGACCGGGGACTCCTCCCAGCAGCTCGCGGACGCGTACGAGAAGTCGACGGACCGGCAGTGGACCCAGCCGCTCGGCTTCTCCCACGCGCTGTTCGAGGTCGCTGCGGCGGCGGTCGAGAAGGCGGGCTCGACGGACGCCGACGACATCACCGCGGCGCTCGGCAGCCTGAAGGTCGACACGGTCGTCGGTCCTGTCGAGTGGGGCGCCGAGGGCCTGCCGCCGTACGTCGCCAAGACGCCGCTCACGGGTGGTCAGTGGCGCCTGGTCAACCAGGACCACCCGTTCGACCTCGTCGTCGTGTCCAACACGCTGGCGTCCGACGTCCCGCTGGGTGGCTCGGTGGAGACCCTGAACTGA
- a CDS encoding FAD-dependent monooxygenase, with product MTDPALEHETSPRHPGSLSGIDGEREEDLHTDVLIIGSGPAGASAALFLATYGVDHLVITKYRWTANTPRAHITNQRTVEIMRDMGIEQDIIDEATPHEMMGDTVFCSSLAGDEIGRIRTWGTHPVREADYRMASPSMNCDLPQTLFEPILIGHAASRGSRIRFDTEYVSLEQDDDGVTVTVLDRLSGHEFRIRARYVIAADGGRSKVVSDLGLPMAGQMDVAGSMNIVFHADLTEFVGHRPSVLYWVLQPGATIGGIGLGLIRMVRPWDEWLITWGYDINQPPPDLDDEMAIQIVHNLIGDSSVPVTIRSLSLWGNNKMYAERYREGRVFGVGDAVHRHPPSNGLGSNTSIQDSYNLAWKLAYVLKELAGEALLDTFDDERAPVGKQIVLRANKSIEEFGAILEALGLEDTSQNVEQMQAGIDGLADDSPEGVVKRAALREALELKDYEFNALGVELGQRYDSAAVVKDGTPEPAYTRDPELYYHATTWPGARLPHCWLGDKGRQVSTHDLAGKGGFTLLTGVTGHPWVEAAHKAAVELGIDVRAYVIGPKADYADLYDDWARLREVAEDGCVLVRPDAHVGWRSHSAAEDPAAALVQALRGVLAR from the coding sequence ATGACCGACCCGGCACTCGAGCACGAGACCAGCCCCCGTCACCCGGGATCGCTCTCCGGCATCGACGGCGAGCGCGAGGAGGACCTGCACACCGACGTCCTCATCATCGGGAGCGGTCCGGCCGGCGCCTCCGCGGCGCTGTTCCTCGCGACGTACGGCGTCGACCACCTGGTGATCACCAAGTACCGCTGGACCGCCAACACCCCTCGCGCGCACATCACCAACCAGCGCACCGTCGAGATCATGCGCGACATGGGGATCGAGCAGGACATCATCGACGAGGCGACGCCTCACGAGATGATGGGCGACACGGTCTTCTGCAGCAGCCTTGCCGGCGACGAGATCGGTCGCATCCGCACGTGGGGAACGCACCCGGTGCGCGAGGCTGACTACCGGATGGCCAGCCCGTCGATGAACTGCGACCTGCCGCAGACCCTGTTCGAGCCGATCCTGATCGGGCACGCGGCCTCCCGGGGCAGCCGGATCCGCTTCGACACCGAGTACGTCAGCCTGGAGCAGGACGACGACGGCGTCACCGTCACCGTCCTCGACCGGCTGTCGGGTCACGAGTTCCGCATCCGCGCCCGGTACGTGATCGCCGCCGACGGCGGGCGGAGCAAGGTCGTGAGCGACCTGGGTCTGCCGATGGCCGGCCAGATGGACGTCGCGGGCAGCATGAACATCGTCTTCCACGCGGACCTGACCGAGTTCGTCGGGCACCGCCCGAGCGTCCTCTACTGGGTCCTGCAGCCCGGAGCGACGATCGGCGGCATCGGCCTCGGCCTGATCCGGATGGTCCGCCCGTGGGACGAGTGGCTGATCACCTGGGGCTACGACATCAACCAGCCGCCACCGGACCTCGACGACGAGATGGCCATCCAGATCGTGCACAACCTGATCGGCGACAGCTCCGTTCCGGTCACCATCAGGTCCCTGTCGCTGTGGGGCAACAACAAGATGTATGCCGAGCGCTATCGCGAGGGCCGGGTCTTCGGCGTCGGCGACGCCGTGCACCGGCACCCACCGTCGAACGGGCTCGGGTCCAACACCTCCATCCAGGACTCCTACAACCTCGCCTGGAAGCTCGCCTACGTCCTCAAAGAGCTCGCAGGGGAAGCCCTGCTCGACACCTTCGACGACGAACGAGCGCCGGTCGGCAAGCAGATCGTGCTCAGGGCCAACAAGAGCATCGAGGAGTTCGGCGCGATCCTCGAGGCGCTCGGCCTCGAGGACACCTCGCAGAACGTCGAGCAGATGCAGGCCGGGATCGACGGCCTGGCCGACGACTCCCCGGAGGGCGTCGTCAAGCGCGCCGCTCTGCGCGAGGCACTCGAGCTGAAGGACTACGAGTTCAACGCCCTCGGCGTCGAGCTCGGACAGCGCTACGACTCCGCAGCCGTGGTGAAGGACGGGACCCCGGAGCCGGCGTACACGCGCGACCCCGAGCTGTACTACCACGCGACCACCTGGCCCGGCGCCCGGTTGCCGCACTGCTGGCTCGGGGACAAGGGCCGACAGGTCAGCACCCACGACCTTGCCGGCAAGGGCGGCTTCACGCTGCTCACCGGGGTGACGGGTCACCCCTGGGTCGAGGCCGCCCACAAGGCGGCCGTCGAGCTCGGGATCGATGTTCGTGCCTACGTGATCGGCCCCAAGGCCGACTACGCCGATCTCTACGACGACTGGGCCCGGCTCCGCGAGGTGGCCGAGGACGGCTGCGTGCTGGTCCGTCCTGACGCCCACGTCGGCTGGCGTTCGCACAGCGCAGCCGAGGATCCGGCCGCCGCGCTCGTCCAGGCCCTGCGCGGCGTCCTCGCCCGCTGA
- a CDS encoding dioxygenase encodes MNVSEETEQAAREEYVTDQVLASFAGATTPRFRELMESLVRHAHDFVREVRLTEREWEDGIDFLKRAGDITDDRRQEFILLSDVLGISMLTIAVNQPPDPLATEATVFGPFFVDGSPRIEIGGDIAQGATGQPCWVSGTVTSTDGTPLADARLDVWEADDDGMYDVQHPDDRTQGRGHLFTDELGRYGFWGVTPTPYPIPHDGPVGDLLTAAGRGPMRAAHLHFMVTADDHHRLVTHIFVRGDAYQDSDAVFGVKESLVVDFVEQPAGTPNPTGREIQGSWTRAEFDVVLSTEGQNEEQA; translated from the coding sequence GTGAACGTCTCCGAGGAGACCGAGCAGGCCGCGCGCGAGGAGTACGTGACCGACCAGGTGCTCGCCAGCTTCGCCGGTGCGACCACACCCCGGTTCCGCGAACTGATGGAGAGCCTGGTGCGCCACGCTCACGATTTCGTGCGCGAGGTGCGACTCACGGAGCGCGAATGGGAGGACGGCATCGACTTCCTCAAGCGCGCCGGTGACATCACGGACGACAGGCGGCAGGAGTTCATCCTGCTGTCCGACGTGCTGGGCATCTCGATGCTGACCATCGCGGTCAACCAGCCGCCCGACCCGCTGGCCACGGAGGCGACGGTCTTCGGGCCCTTCTTCGTCGACGGGTCGCCGCGCATCGAGATCGGTGGCGACATCGCCCAGGGTGCGACCGGCCAGCCCTGCTGGGTCTCCGGCACGGTGACCTCGACCGACGGAACACCGCTCGCGGACGCGCGACTCGACGTGTGGGAAGCCGACGACGACGGCATGTACGACGTCCAGCACCCCGACGACCGCACGCAGGGCCGCGGTCACCTCTTCACCGACGAGCTCGGACGCTACGGGTTCTGGGGCGTCACCCCGACGCCGTACCCGATCCCGCACGACGGCCCGGTCGGAGACCTCCTCACGGCGGCCGGCCGCGGACCCATGCGGGCGGCCCACCTGCACTTCATGGTCACTGCCGACGACCACCACCGGCTGGTGACCCACATCTTCGTGCGCGGAGACGCCTACCAGGACAGCGACGCCGTCTTCGGTGTCAAGGAGTCCCTCGTCGTCGACTTCGTGGAGCAGCCCGCGGGCACCCCCAACCCGACCGGGCGCGAGATCCAGGGCTCCTGGACCCGCGCCGAGTTCGACGTCGTCCTCAGCACCGAGGGCCAGAACGAGGAGCAGGCATGA
- a CDS encoding maleylacetate reductase, with translation MGIGSFEHQTFAQRVVFGAGTAMTSLVTEADRLGARRVLLIATHAEAELADRLAGALPVSGRFHDVRPHVPAEVAEAARALAQEIEADLLVCIGGGSTTGTAKAVALTTGLPILAVPTTYAGSEATPVWGMTEARRKTTGTDPVVLPRVIVYDPELSVSLPTALAVASGLNAMAHCVDSLWAPRANPLLSAMATEGIRALAPALRGIVADAGDLDARAGCLYGAYLSASTFAGAGSGLHHKICHVLGGAYDLPHADTHAVVLPHVLAYNADDAPRAADRVAEALGAAESVAGLIDLYDDLAAPRALRDLGLREDQLEEATGLVVDAAPADNPRAVTAESIHRLLRRAWSGAAPLRAADDERNPS, from the coding sequence GTGGGCATCGGGAGCTTCGAGCACCAGACGTTCGCCCAGCGCGTCGTGTTCGGCGCCGGGACGGCGATGACCTCCCTGGTGACGGAGGCCGACCGCCTCGGCGCGCGGCGGGTGCTGCTGATCGCCACGCACGCTGAGGCCGAGCTGGCCGACCGGCTCGCCGGCGCCCTTCCGGTGAGCGGTCGCTTCCACGATGTGCGTCCGCACGTCCCGGCCGAGGTCGCGGAGGCGGCCCGCGCGCTCGCCCAGGAGATCGAGGCGGACCTGCTGGTCTGCATCGGGGGCGGTTCGACGACGGGAACCGCGAAGGCGGTCGCGCTGACCACCGGGCTGCCGATCCTGGCCGTGCCCACGACGTACGCCGGATCCGAGGCGACGCCGGTGTGGGGGATGACCGAGGCGCGCCGCAAGACCACCGGGACGGATCCGGTCGTGCTGCCGCGCGTGATCGTGTACGACCCGGAGCTGTCGGTCTCCCTGCCCACAGCGCTCGCCGTCGCCAGCGGCCTGAACGCGATGGCACACTGCGTCGACTCCCTGTGGGCGCCCCGAGCGAACCCGCTGCTGAGCGCGATGGCCACCGAGGGGATCCGCGCCCTGGCGCCGGCGTTGCGCGGGATCGTCGCCGATGCAGGCGACCTCGATGCCAGGGCCGGGTGCCTGTACGGGGCCTACCTGTCCGCGTCGACCTTCGCTGGAGCGGGGTCGGGGCTGCACCACAAGATCTGCCACGTCCTCGGCGGCGCTTACGACCTGCCGCACGCCGACACCCACGCCGTGGTCCTGCCGCACGTGCTGGCCTACAACGCCGACGACGCTCCCCGAGCCGCAGACCGCGTGGCAGAGGCGCTCGGCGCGGCCGAGTCCGTGGCGGGGCTGATCGACCTCTACGACGACCTGGCCGCGCCCCGGGCGCTGCGCGACCTGGGACTGCGCGAGGACCAGCTGGAGGAGGCGACCGGGTTGGTCGTCGACGCCGCACCCGCCGACAACCCCCGGGCGGTGACGGCGGAGAGCATCCACAGGCTGCTGCGACGCGCCTGGTCAGGAGCGGCCCCGCTGCGGGCCGCTGACGATGAGAGGAACCCGTCGTGA
- a CDS encoding LysR family transcriptional regulator: MDLRQLRYFATVVHEGSVSRAATLLNMTQPPLSAAIAQLERELGVRLLERHSRGVDATVAGEFLAREASRVLAQVDELTTEVRGIGSGRLGRLTIATTSPVAWEILPNLLTAFDKRSPSVESEIVESDDADVIDRVRDHRAEVGLVYCTRTQHLDRLRGRELEVALIHREPVVIVMAADSPLAGLATVNLTDLGDERWVVPTTDGGFPGLSAHTRASWEQVGIHPDIRRTVSSLNTLVRLVAAGMGVAMVPASVRAIAGLDLRVARLATPLTPIEAAVVWRRNERPSPVLSRFLRAALASDEPDNLGPSVARHHTDVD, encoded by the coding sequence ATGGATCTGCGTCAGCTGCGCTACTTCGCCACCGTCGTCCACGAGGGATCGGTGTCCCGCGCAGCCACCCTGCTGAACATGACCCAACCGCCGCTCAGCGCCGCGATCGCCCAGCTGGAGCGCGAGCTCGGGGTCCGGCTCCTGGAACGGCACTCACGCGGGGTGGACGCGACCGTCGCCGGGGAGTTCCTCGCGCGTGAGGCGAGCCGGGTGCTCGCTCAGGTCGACGAGCTGACGACCGAGGTGCGCGGCATCGGGAGCGGACGCCTGGGACGGTTGACGATCGCGACCACGTCGCCCGTGGCCTGGGAGATCCTTCCCAACCTGTTGACGGCGTTCGACAAGCGGTCGCCGTCCGTGGAGTCGGAGATCGTCGAGTCCGACGACGCGGACGTGATCGACCGCGTGCGCGACCACCGGGCCGAGGTCGGCCTCGTCTACTGCACGCGTACGCAGCACCTCGACCGGCTGCGCGGTCGCGAGCTGGAGGTCGCGCTGATCCACCGGGAGCCCGTGGTCATCGTGATGGCAGCAGACTCTCCGCTCGCGGGGCTCGCCACCGTCAACCTGACCGACCTCGGTGACGAACGATGGGTGGTGCCGACCACCGACGGCGGCTTCCCCGGCCTCTCCGCCCACACGCGGGCGTCCTGGGAGCAGGTCGGCATCCACCCCGACATCAGGCGCACCGTCAGCAGCCTCAACACGCTCGTCCGGCTGGTCGCCGCCGGCATGGGCGTCGCCATGGTGCCCGCATCGGTGCGCGCGATCGCCGGTCTGGACCTCAGGGTGGCGCGCCTGGCGACCCCGTTGACCCCGATCGAGGCCGCAGTGGTCTGGCGTCGCAACGAGCGACCGTCGCCGGTCCTGTCGAGGTTCTTGCGGGCAGCGCTGGCCTCCGACGAGCCCGACAACCTCGGACCGTCGGTCGCCCGCCACCACACCGACGTCGACTGA
- a CDS encoding 3-oxoacid CoA-transferase subunit B, whose product MSLGQALRKDEMAARVAQDIPYGAYVNLGIGQPTLVADHLDADSGVVLHTENGMLNMGRAAVGDEVDGDLLNAGKIPVTEPPGAAYFHSADSFAMMRGSHLDVCVLGAFQVSAGGDIANWHTGAPDAIPAVGGAMDLAIGAKSVFVMMTLFAKDGTPKLVPECTYPLTGLGCVSRVYTDLAVFEVGGPDVVVVETFGTSYDELADRLDVPLTRG is encoded by the coding sequence ATGAGTCTCGGCCAGGCATTGCGCAAGGACGAGATGGCGGCCCGGGTCGCCCAGGACATCCCGTACGGCGCCTACGTCAACCTGGGGATCGGCCAGCCCACCCTGGTCGCTGACCACCTCGACGCCGACTCCGGCGTCGTCCTCCACACCGAGAACGGCATGCTCAACATGGGCCGGGCCGCCGTCGGGGACGAGGTCGACGGCGACCTCCTCAACGCCGGCAAGATCCCCGTCACCGAGCCACCGGGTGCGGCGTACTTCCACTCGGCCGACTCGTTCGCGATGATGCGCGGCAGCCACCTCGACGTCTGTGTCCTCGGTGCCTTCCAGGTCAGCGCCGGCGGCGACATCGCCAACTGGCACACCGGCGCCCCCGACGCGATCCCCGCCGTCGGCGGCGCCATGGACCTCGCGATCGGCGCCAAGAGCGTCTTCGTGATGATGACCCTCTTCGCCAAGGACGGCACCCCCAAGCTGGTGCCCGAGTGCACCTACCCGCTCACCGGCCTCGGCTGCGTCTCCCGGGTCTACACCGACCTCGCGGTCTTCGAGGTCGGCGGTCCGGACGTGGTCGTGGTCGAGACGTTCGGGACGTCGTACGACGAGCTCGCCGACCGCCTCGACGTGCCGCTGACGCGGGGGTGA
- a CDS encoding 3-oxoacid CoA-transferase subunit A, whose product MSATFCDTAAEAVDGIADGSTVLVGGFGMAGMPVQLIDALIEQGASDLTIVSNNAGNGDTGLAALLAKGRVRKVICSFPRQSDSYVFDGLYRAGEIELEVVPQGNLAERMRAAGAGIGAFFCPTGVGTPLAEGKETREIDGRTYVLEYPIRGDVALVGAHVADRMGNLVYRKTARNFGPVMATAARTTIVQVSSVVATGELDPEAVVTPSIYVDRVVQV is encoded by the coding sequence ATGAGCGCGACCTTCTGCGACACCGCCGCCGAGGCGGTCGACGGGATCGCGGACGGCTCGACGGTGCTGGTCGGCGGGTTCGGGATGGCCGGCATGCCGGTGCAGCTGATCGACGCGCTCATCGAGCAGGGCGCCAGCGACCTGACGATCGTGTCCAACAACGCCGGCAACGGCGACACCGGGCTGGCCGCGCTGCTGGCGAAAGGCCGGGTCCGCAAGGTCATCTGCTCCTTCCCGCGGCAGTCCGACTCCTACGTGTTCGACGGCCTCTACCGCGCCGGCGAGATCGAGCTCGAGGTGGTGCCGCAGGGCAACCTCGCCGAGCGGATGCGCGCCGCGGGTGCCGGGATCGGGGCCTTCTTCTGCCCGACGGGGGTCGGCACCCCCCTGGCCGAGGGCAAGGAGACGCGCGAGATCGACGGGCGCACCTACGTGCTGGAGTACCCGATCCGCGGCGACGTCGCCCTGGTCGGCGCGCACGTCGCGGACCGGATGGGCAACCTCGTCTACCGCAAGACCGCCCGCAACTTCGGGCCGGTGATGGCGACCGCGGCGAGGACCACGATCGTGCAGGTCTCGTCGGTCGTGGCGACCGGCGAGCTCGACCCGGAGGCGGTCGTGACGCCGTCCATCTACGTGGACAGGGTGGTGCAGGTATGA